In the Octopus sinensis linkage group LG17, ASM634580v1, whole genome shotgun sequence genome, one interval contains:
- the LOC115220758 gene encoding QRFP-like peptide receptor — MLSVLEIYESLPSWPFLMLFILYICVAVTGNVAVIIVVASRKYMRTPANLYISSLSFADLIIALVVIGNTAKSFSKIYLEYSIYRCVLVPYFEVVAISASVLSLMAITVDRYQAVLQKRVSKTPLKFAAKIVGLVWLSAVIYGLRVIPQFYSKLKISDDTEHQNRSSTNPPSKENNLRDESSDHNGNTSGIHRWSCDFFMEEDETDMVFRFFDFLILFVVPFIAMIVMYGRIISTLWRKKIPVGTGLRRKRRVAKMLLISVLVFMICWVPFYVQEFVGDGMIMTGKHVDRNVLAAFRIIFILVSFANCCLNPVIYAYYNNNFRYELKYMIRQKNKDQRHKHTFQVTPTSSRNGI; from the coding sequence ATGCTTTCTGTTCTGGAGATATACGAAAGCCTGCCATCATGGCCGTTTCTGATGCTGTTTATACTTTATATCTGCGTGGCTGTTACTGGAAACGTcgctgtcatcattgttgttgcatCCCGGAAATATATGAGGACTCccgcaaatttatatatatcttccttgTCGTTTGCCGATCTAATAATTGCTCTTGTAGTCATTGGCAACACTGCGAAAAgcttcagtaaaatatatttagaatatagtATATACCGTTGTGTATTAGTTCCATATTTCGAAGTGGTGGCCATATCAGCAAGTGTGTTGTCGTTAATGGCCATTACTGTTGATCGGTACCAAGCTGTTTTGCAAAAAAGAGTCAGTAAAACCCCCTTGAAATTCGCCGCCAAAATCGTTGGATTAGTCTGGCTGTCGGCCGTTATCTATGGTCTTCGAGTCATCCCCCAGTTCTACAGCAAGCTGAAAATTTCCGATGATACAGAACATCAGAACAGATCCAGCACAAATCCCCCATCGAAAGAGAACAACCTCAGGGATGAATCGTCTGACCACAATGGCAACACTTCAGGTATTCACCGATGGTCATGTGACTTCTTCATGGAAGAAGACGAAACGGATATGGTATTCCGGTTTTTCGATTTTCTCATTCTCTTCGTTGTGCCTTTCATAGCAATGATCGTGATGTATGGACGCATTATATCAACCCTATGGCGAAAGAAAATACCGGTTGGTACCGGTCTTCGAAGAAAGCGAAGAGTCGCTAAGATGCTTCTGATAAGTGTTCTTGTCTTCATGATATGCTGGGTACCATTTTATGTCCAGGAATTTGTTGGTGACGGTATGATTATGACTGGAAAACATGTCGACAGAAACGTATTGGCAGCATTCCGAATAATATTCATTCTGGTTTCATTTGCCAACTGCTGTTTAAATCCGGTTATTTACGCCTATTATAACAACAATTTTCGATACGAGCTGAAATATATGATTAGACAGAAGAATAAAGATcaaagacataaacatacattccaAGTGACACCGACAAGCAGTAGAAACGGTATATGA